GTCCCGCATGCCTGCTACCATTTTACCCGTTATATTATCCAGGTAAGCATATACTTCGGGATGTTCGTTCAGGTAGGTGAGCATGGCATAACCCGCAGCCATGGCAATGGGGTTACCCGATAAAGTACCTGCCTGGTACACCGGACCGGCCGGAGCTACGTAATCCATAATTTCGCGGCGGCCACCGTAAGCGCCCACCGGTAAACCGCCCCCGATAATTTTACCCATGGTGGTTAAATCGGGCATCACGTTAAATAATTCCTGGGCGCCGCCTTTGGCTAGCCGGAAACCGGTCATTACTTCGTCAAATATTAATATAATACCTTCCTTGTCGCAAAGGTCGCGTAAGCCTTGTAAAAAGCCATTTACGGGCGGCACCAGGCCCATATTGCCCACTACGGGTTCCAGAATAATGGCAGCAATTTCGCCGTGGTTGGCTTCTACGGCCGCTTTTACCGCTTCCAGGTTATTGTAAGGCACCGTAATGGTATCCTGCGCTACGCCTTTGGTAACCCCCGGACTATCGGGTACGCCCAGGGTAATAGCGCCGCTGCCCGCCGAAATTAAAAAAGAATCGCCGTGGCCGTGGTAGCAGCCTTCGAACTTAATAATTTTATCTTTGCCGGTATAACCCCGCGCAACCCGTACTGCCGACATGGTTGCTTCGGTGCCGGAGTTTACCATGCGTACTTTTTCCACGGAAGGAACCATGGATATGATTAACTCGGCCATTTCTACTTCGCGGCGGGTAGGCGCCCCGAATGAAAATGATTTGCCGAGCGCATCGTGTACGGCTTTTTCTACGTGGTCGCAGGCATGCCCCAATATCATTGGTCCCCAGGAATTTATAAAATCCAGGTACTGGTTGTTATCTTCGTCGTAGAGGTAAGGGCCTTTGGCCGAAGTCATGAAAACCGGGTTGCCGCCTACGGCGCGAAATGCCCGCACCGGCGAGTTAACGCCTCCGGGTATTACTTGCTGCGCGCGCTCAAATAAATTCTGACTGTTTTGAATCATGCTTAATGCTTGTTGATGGGTATAACTTACCGGAAAATAGGATTTACTACGGTAAGCTGCAGGTCCTGCATTTTTATTAATGGTACGTATTGATTATCCTGAGCTCCCGCATAACCAATCCCCTGGAATAAAACGCCCGAAACCGGGCCTTCGTTCTGTAAACCGCCGTTAAACCGGCTGCCGTATTTTTGTAAAACCTGGCCAAAGTAATACAACATTTCAAAGCCGGAGTAAGCATACACCGTAGGCGGAACGTTAAACCTGGTAGCGTATTTTCGGCGGAATTGCTGCGGGCCAGGTTGGGTATTATCAATAAATTTAGGGTAGATAAAATAAATTTCGCGGTTGTTAAACTGGCTTAACGAGATCTGGTTTACGTTTAACCAACTGGGGTACGTAATTAACGGGGTAGTGGCTTCGGTTTGGGCCAGGTTGCTTAAAGTAAACACTGCTACCGACGGCGTATTGGATAGCAACAAAATATGACCTAAAGCTTTTAAATCCACATTAGCCAGCAGGGTAGCGCCCGAAGTAGTTTTGGGGTTAAACTTTTTGTACTGCGTTATCTTACCCCCTAAACGCTCAAATTCCCGTTTATAAGCGTTGGCAAACGTAGTATCTTCTTCTTTGTTTTCGGCAATAATCAGCGCCGTTTTTAAAGGGAAATTTTGAATGGCATACGCGGCACTTTGTTTTGCCCGGGTTGTTATCGATGATTCAAAAAGGTACAGATGTAAATTATTCTTAACCAGGTATAAATCATCAGAAAGCGGATTGATGCTGTTGATGGAATTTTGCTGGGCAAAACGGGAAATAATTTTACTGGCTGACTTGTAAACCGGACCAACAATTAAATCCATGTTGTGCATTTCGGGTAGTTGCAGCGTAGCTTTTACCTTATTAGTATCGGCAGGAGCATCGTAGGTAAATAAGTTTAGCTGAATTTGTTGTTTAGCCAGCGAATCTTGCGCCAACAGCATGCCTCCGTATAAATCGGTCACAAACTGGTTTTTCCGGGCTTTTATTTCGGCTTCGTTTTGTGGGAAAGGAAAAAGAACCGCTACATTAAAACTGGTTTTTTTTAAATTTTCCTGATTTTCCGGTAAGTATTTGTTTTTATCCAGTTTAAACTTTTTAATCAACGCTTCTAAAGTTCCTTTATCAGCGGCCGTGTACCAACCCCCCACTAATTTATCGGCGTACCATTGACCCAGCATTTTGTCGTTTTCGTGGCGGCTTACTAAATTTTGCCAGGTAGCTTTTTCGGTTAACTGACTTAAATAATGGTACTTCATGGCCGTTACTTCATCCGCCAG
The sequence above is a segment of the Adhaeribacter swui genome. Coding sequences within it:
- the hemL gene encoding glutamate-1-semialdehyde 2,1-aminomutase; this encodes MIQNSQNLFERAQQVIPGGVNSPVRAFRAVGGNPVFMTSAKGPYLYDEDNNQYLDFINSWGPMILGHACDHVEKAVHDALGKSFSFGAPTRREVEMAELIISMVPSVEKVRMVNSGTEATMSAVRVARGYTGKDKIIKFEGCYHGHGDSFLISAGSGAITLGVPDSPGVTKGVAQDTITVPYNNLEAVKAAVEANHGEIAAIILEPVVGNMGLVPPVNGFLQGLRDLCDKEGIILIFDEVMTGFRLAKGGAQELFNVMPDLTTMGKIIGGGLPVGAYGGRREIMDYVAPAGPVYQAGTLSGNPIAMAAGYAMLTYLNEHPEVYAYLDNITGKMVAGMRDNLAQLNLDYTINQVGSMFSIFFTSNPVTDFTSAKQSDLALFGQYFNSMLRQGIYLAPSQFETLFVSVALTDELADQYIAANRKALQEIHQPA
- a CDS encoding ABC transporter substrate-binding protein — its product is MNNIFRYLFAFTCWLLFIPLGQAQTTSDLATKYANAKQLITAKKFSLAMAELQPVIAANQATYSPGAMYLYAVAATQNQKYAEANQKLTLLKNAYPDWANKADALFLEATVAFEQKDYDRALTLTESIESKDLADEVTAMKYHYLSQLTEKATWQNLVSRHENDKMLGQWYADKLVGGWYTAADKGTLEALIKKFKLDKNKYLPENQENLKKTSFNVAVLFPFPQNEAEIKARKNQFVTDLYGGMLLAQDSLAKQQIQLNLFTYDAPADTNKVKATLQLPEMHNMDLIVGPVYKSASKIISRFAQQNSINSINPLSDDLYLVKNNLHLYLFESSITTRAKQSAAYAIQNFPLKTALIIAENKEEDTTFANAYKREFERLGGKITQYKKFNPKTTSGATLLANVDLKALGHILLLSNTPSVAVFTLSNLAQTEATTPLITYPSWLNVNQISLSQFNNREIYFIYPKFIDNTQPGPQQFRRKYATRFNVPPTVYAYSGFEMLYYFGQVLQKYGSRFNGGLQNEGPVSGVLFQGIGYAGAQDNQYVPLIKMQDLQLTVVNPIFR